The sequence GCGGACGTACTCGCTGCTGGTGCCGTAGCCACGCTGACTGACTTGTTCGTCGACAAATACTTTCAGCGCTTCCGGCAAGGAAATGTTCATCGTGCTCATGCGAGCATCCTACTTAGTTTGGCAAAATTTGGCAAGTCCATAATTTCCCCATAATTTCCCAAGAAAAATGGATCCAGATTACGAGCTTCTCGTGGGATTGTTGCAACTCACGGGTGTTAGGTCTCAGCGAGGACCTGCACGGGGCAGATCACTGCACGGCTATATCGATGAGGCGCGTGCCGATGTGTTCGACAACAACGAATACTTCTACAATCCTCACCGGCGGCATTCAACATTGATCTTCGTTAGCACAGAGCATGGCGTGTCATTACATCCGTCCGGGAGAACGGGGGAAGGTCACGCACACCAGATGACTCAGTCAGGCCTTTGCTGCGCGATTGCCAAAACTCCGAGCCAGGCTGGCCTCGCGGGCCTAGCGTGCGTTATTTCTGTTTTCTGAAGCGACCACTATGGCCGATATGAAGAATGTGCCTGTTCCGCTAGTCTCGCAGTCTCCACGTACCGTCGGTGGTATGCCGCTGGCCATCTGGGCCGCGAATCGTTAGTGGTGCCTGTGGGCGGCAACCTGGGGCGGCGCGTGCTGCTGAGTCTATTCATCCTGCTCTACAAGAACGAGTTGGATGTAACTGCCCAATTAGGTCTGCCGCCAAACCGCGTCGTGGAGATGGGCGCACGGTCGGACTTGGCCTGAGCGAAGCCATCGTCACGGCCGGCGCCGTTGCGCGGGGCTTTGCCGAGGGGTGGTGATGGAGGGGTGTCCTGGATTCATTCTAACGTCGCAGAGGCTCACGTTTTCGTTCGAATTGGGCTTGCCAACCCGCCGCGTCTATTCACACACATTTTCTCAGGGAGGCTACTTGCTGCTACAAGGGCTGTACAGATCGTTTGGCGCGGTCGTTGATGACGTTGGCTATGAAGTGAATTGCCTTGACACAATCGCGCTGCGTAATCGGCACGTCGCGATCAATCCGCTCTCTGATTACTTCTTCGCTGATCTACTCGCTCCGCTCGATCGCCGTGATGTAATCCGCCGCCGCCCCGAATGGCAGGAAATGGCTCTCAGCCTGGCGCGATTTATTGAGACCACCCTCGGACGGTACTGGGAAATCGAAGGCGCTTGTCGCCGAAACGTGTATTGCTGGCGGCGGGCCGAAGTCGTGGAAAGATGGGATTACCCGGCCTGGGCACAACGCGCCGCAACAAACTTGATGTACAAGGCGTATAGCATCTTCAAGCGCGGTGGCGAAGCCGATGCTGATGACGGCAACTTGTTGATGATGGCCCGACAGTACATCGGTGCGCATGATCTACTGACTGATGCGCAACTGCTGTCGGGGCTTGCGATTCGCGAGGCTGCTCGTGCCATCGAGCATCTCGTCCGGCTCGCGCGGGACGTTGAGCATGATCCGAACGTCGCCTTTTGGCTCAAAGCATGGCTCAGGTCGGACGTGCAGAGTAACGATTACGCACGAGACCAATTTGGTGCTGAACTGGATGCTCGCATCGATCGCGCGGCACTGGATATCTTCTACCCCGATCTGGAAACGGTGACGGACTACCGCATCCACGCGGAAAAACTGCTGCTGCTCGCGAGCGTATGCGCGACAGGACGCCTGTCTTCCACCGAGGCGAGCAGACTGTTCGCGCAGTTGGAAGCCCGCGAACAGCACATCGAGGAGCTTGGCTCGACCGTTGACGAGATGCGCGCGAAGCGGGCGAGCTTCCAAATCAAGGGAACCCTCGCGCGAACGAAGCTCACGGCGGCTGACAAAGACGAAGTGAAACGGCAGTACGACGACCTAGTCGCCGCGCACCCGGACAAGCAAGTCAAAGATATCGAACTGACACTTGCCGACCAATGGGGCGTTGCACGCAGTACCATTCAGCGCGCGGCTGGAAAGAAGCACTAGCCGATGGCATGCCAATCATATGATTGGCATGCGCGAGCCTTCTAGACTCCGCTCCAATCCTTGCGATTGGCAGGGAGCATCTAGGAGGCTTTATGACAGTTCAATTCCAAGCAACCGCAATCCAACCGCGCCGCATCGTGCGAATGCCGGCGCTGCTGGAGCGCGTTGGCCTCAGCGAAAGCGAGGTCCGTCGCCGCATCAAGGCCGGCACGTTCCCGCGCCCCGTGAAACTCGGCCCGCGCGCCATCGGCTTCGTGGTCGCCGACGTGGACGCGTGGCTCGACGCCCTGACGACGCGGGAGGCAGCGTAAGCATGACCCAAGGTGAAGCTCGCCGAACCGCTGCGATGTGTCGCGCGTGGCTCGACG comes from Burkholderia savannae and encodes:
- a CDS encoding helix-turn-helix transcriptional regulator, which codes for MTVQFQATAIQPRRIVRMPALLERVGLSESEVRRRIKAGTFPRPVKLGPRAIGFVVADVDAWLDALTTREAA